The Chitinimonas arctica region GTGCTGAGCTGTGCCCGGAGATCGGTCGGCAGACCCTCCCAGAATGTCTTGTTCACGATCACCGCATAGCCGACGTAGCCGTGCTGCGACAAGGTCAGGTGCTTTTGCACCTCGTGCATGCGCTGGGTACGGAAATTGGATTCCGGGTTTTCGGCGCCATCGATCACTTGCTGCTGCAGGGCGCTATAGACCTCCGAGAAGGCGATCACCTTGGGCACCGCGCCCAGCGACTTCATCTGCGCCTCCAAAACCTTGGAGGCTTGAATGCGCATGCGCAATCCCTTGAAGTCGGCGGGGGTGCGCAAAGGCCGGTTGGCGGAAAAATGCTTGAAGCCGTTGTCCCAATAGGCCAGGCCGACGATGCCCTTGCTGTTCAGCTGGCGCAGCAAGCCCTGGCCGATCTCGCCGTCCATCACCCGGTACAATACCTTGTCGTTCGGGAAGATATACGGCAGGTCGAACAGCTCGAACTGGCGCAAACCCAAGGCACCGAATTTGGACAGGGAGGGCGCGAGTATCTGCACGGCATTGCGCTGCAAGGCCGCCATTTCTTCGCGGTCCTTGTAGAGCTGGCCGTTCGGATAGAGTTGTACCTTGACCCGTCCGGCGCTCATCTTCTCGGCCAGTTCCTTGAACTTCTCGGCGGCGCGGCCCTTGGGTGTATCGGGCGCCACCACGTGGCTGAACTTGATCAGGATGGTATCGTTCGCAGCGGCGCTTCCCAGGGTACTCAGGCAGGCAAGCAGCAAGAGGGCAAATCGCATGGTTCTATTCTCCCGGACCAGATTGCCGGTCCACTTTACATAAGCCTCGGAGGACGCCAGGGCGGCTCGGTCAGCCCAAGGCGCCCTATCGAAGATTAGTTAATCGCATCGCCTATCGCCTCGGCTTTTGCCTCATACGGGAAAGCCCCAAGCGGCAAGGGGGGCTCGGGGTCATATGGTTCGTCTGATGAAACGCACTTCCAATCTGCCGCGACCGGCCCGCTGGTTGTGGGCCATGCCCAACCTGGCCCTGATCTGCTTCCTGGCGGTCGGCGTCGCTTTGCTGCTGTTTATCCGCAATAACGAGCGGCAGCGCCAGCACGACGAGCTGGTGGAAGCGGTGCTGTGGCAGGATCGTGCATTACGTGCCGAATTGACCGCCAGGCAGAAGCAATTGGAAGGCATGGCGCATGACCTGGTGCGCGGCGACATCAGCGAAGGCGCTTTTTATGGCCGCGCCGCCGATATCATGACCAGCAGCCCCGAAGTGCTGGCCATCGCCTACACCAATGAATTCGGCGACGCCGTCTGGAGTTATCCGGCCCAATCGATGGCCCCCCTGCAGATGGTGCCCGCCGTCATCGAGCCGCTACAGCGCTCCGCCCGGATCGGTATCGCCTCCAGCACACCGCCTTTCGATTTTCCCGGTGCCGGCCAGGCCGTCGCCCTGTCCTTTCCGGCGGTGCAGGGCAATCGCACCTTGGGCGCCTTCGTCGCCATCGTTTCGCTGAAGGGTCTGTTGCGCAATTATGTGCCGTGGTGGATCGCCAAGCGTTTCCAACTGGGCATCGTCAATCTGGACGGCGATACCCTGGCGGCAAGGCCGGAGCAGCCCCTGCCGGACGCCGGGCCACTCAGCTATGACGTCGCCCTGGACCCGCCCGGCTACGGCTTGCGCCTGCGCGCCCGTATCTTCCTGACCGGCTGGCCGCTCTGGCAACATGCGCTCTACTGGGTACTGGCCGGACTGTCGGCACTGATGCTGTGGTCGCTGTGGGTACTCAAGCGCCATATGCGCGAGCGCCTGACCGCCGAGCGAGCCATGCTGCGCGAAATGAATATGCGCCAGGCGCTGGAGGATTCCCTGGTCTCCGGGGTGTTCGCCACCGATCGCGAAGGCCGTACCTTGCACGTCAATCCGGCTTTTTGCCGCATGGTGGGCTTCGAAGCGGAAGAGCTGCTGGGCGGCACGCCCCCCTTCCCTTATTGGGCGCCGGAGACCACCAACCAGTGCGCGCAGATCTTCGCCGCCATCTTGCGTGGCGAATGTCCGATGAACGGATTTTCGCTACGCTACCAGCGCAAAAGCGGCGAGCGTTTCGATGTGCGGCTTTACTCCAGCCCGCTGATCGACGGCGAGGGCCGCCATACCGGCTGGGTGGCCTCCATGACCGACGTCACCGAACTCAAACGCGAGCGGGAAGCCTTGAAGGCATCGCACGAGCGCTTCGTGGCCGTGCTGAACGGGCTGGACGCCGCCGTGGCGGTCACCGACCGCCGCAACGGCGAACTGCTGCTGTCGAACCGTGCCTTCCGCGAAGCTTTCCGCCTGACCGCGCCGGATGGACCGCTTTGCGCACTACCCCTGCGTCACGCCGATCCCGGCGGCGAATGGTTCGATCCGGTATTGGGCCGCTGGTACCAGCATCATCGGCGCGAAACCCTGTGGGTGGACCAATCGCGCGTCTGGCTGGATATCGCCACCGACGTCAGCGAGCGTAAACAGGCTGCCGACCGGGAAAGGCAGCAGACCGAAAAGCTGCAGCAGACCGCCCGCCTGATCGCCATGGGCGAGATCGCTTCCAGCCTGGCACATGAACTGAACCAGCCGCTGGCGGCCATCTCCAGCTACAGCACCGCTTGCCGCAATCTGGTCGCCAGCCGGCAGCTCCGCCCGGAAGAGCTGGATGGCGCACTGGACAAGATTTCCGAACAGGCACGGCGGGCGGGTGCCATCATCCGCGGCATCCGCGAGTTCGTGCAAAAGCGCGAGCCGAAGCGCTCGGTCTGCCGGGTAGGCGATCTGCTGGACACGGTGCTGTCGCTGCTGGCCGCGCCGCTCAATCGCCATTTCGTGCGCTTGGTGGAGATTCGCGTGGCCGACGATACCGAGTTGTTTGCGGACAGGGTGATGCTTGAGCAGGTATTGTTCAATCTATGCAAGAACGCCATCGAGGCGATGGTGGAAGGCCCGCAGGAGCGCTGCGAATTGACCGTCGAAACCCGCACGCGCGGTGACTGGCTGGATATGATCGTGGCCGACCGCGGTCCCGGCATCGCCAGCGACGATGTGGAGAAATTATTCCGCCCTTTCTATACCACCAAGGCGGAGGGCATGGGCATGGGCTTGAATATCTGCCGTACCATCGTCGAACATCACCAGGGTCGCCTGGCCGTCGAGGCTCGCGAAGGCGGCGGAAGCCGCTTCGTGGTGAGCCTGCCCTTGGCCACTCAACCCATTTTCAAGGAAACCGAACATCATGCCGTCTGATCCCCGTATTGCCCTGGTTGACGACGACGCCGCCGTGCGCGACGCGCTGAAGTGGTTGTTCGCCTCGCGCGGCCATCAGCTCGCCACCTTCGAATCCGCCGCAGCGCTGCTGGCGGACCGCGACGTCAGCCGCTTCGCCTGCCTGGTGCTGGATCTGCGTATGCCCGGCATGGGTGGCATGGAACTGTTCCAGACCCTGACCGCGCGCGCCTATACGCCGCCTACCGTCTTCCTTACCGGCCACGGCGATGTCCCGCAAGCGGTGGCCGCCTTGAAGCATGGTGCGGTCGATTTCATCGAGAAGCCGTTCGACGACAATGCCTTGGTCAGCCTGGTGGAACAATGCCTGCTGCTGGACACCGAACGCCGCCAGACATGGGAAACGCGCCGCCAGATCGAACGTCGGCTGGCCGAGCTGACACCGCGCGAAAAGGAAGTGATGGCACTCTTCCTGGACGGCAAGCTGAACAAGCAGATCGCCGATAGCCTCGATATCAGCATGAAGACCGTCGAGGTCCATCGTGCCCGGGTATTGGAAAAGATGGGGGTGAAATCGGCGGTGGAGTTGGCTAATCTGCTGAAGGAACTGGGCTAGCGACCACGAGCGGGCTTGTCGTCGCCACCAAGGATAGCCGCATCTCGCGGCAGGAGAAGGGGGATGACCGATGTCCGCACGCTGGCTTTTCGCGACGCTGCTGCTCGCCGCCATGGCAAGCTCCGCGGCGGCAGGCGCCGCGCCGGAAATTGTGCTGCGCACCGCGGCGCAGGATGGCGCC contains the following coding sequences:
- a CDS encoding PAS domain-containing sensor histidine kinase yields the protein MKRTSNLPRPARWLWAMPNLALICFLAVGVALLLFIRNNERQRQHDELVEAVLWQDRALRAELTARQKQLEGMAHDLVRGDISEGAFYGRAADIMTSSPEVLAIAYTNEFGDAVWSYPAQSMAPLQMVPAVIEPLQRSARIGIASSTPPFDFPGAGQAVALSFPAVQGNRTLGAFVAIVSLKGLLRNYVPWWIAKRFQLGIVNLDGDTLAARPEQPLPDAGPLSYDVALDPPGYGLRLRARIFLTGWPLWQHALYWVLAGLSALMLWSLWVLKRHMRERLTAERAMLREMNMRQALEDSLVSGVFATDREGRTLHVNPAFCRMVGFEAEELLGGTPPFPYWAPETTNQCAQIFAAILRGECPMNGFSLRYQRKSGERFDVRLYSSPLIDGEGRHTGWVASMTDVTELKREREALKASHERFVAVLNGLDAAVAVTDRRNGELLLSNRAFREAFRLTAPDGPLCALPLRHADPGGEWFDPVLGRWYQHHRRETLWVDQSRVWLDIATDVSERKQAADRERQQTEKLQQTARLIAMGEIASSLAHELNQPLAAISSYSTACRNLVASRQLRPEELDGALDKISEQARRAGAIIRGIREFVQKREPKRSVCRVGDLLDTVLSLLAAPLNRHFVRLVEIRVADDTELFADRVMLEQVLFNLCKNAIEAMVEGPQERCELTVETRTRGDWLDMIVADRGPGIASDDVEKLFRPFYTTKAEGMGMGLNICRTIVEHHQGRLAVEAREGGGSRFVVSLPLATQPIFKETEHHAV
- a CDS encoding TRAP transporter substrate-binding protein, whose amino-acid sequence is MRFALLLLACLSTLGSAAANDTILIKFSHVVAPDTPKGRAAEKFKELAEKMSAGRVKVQLYPNGQLYKDREEMAALQRNAVQILAPSLSKFGALGLRQFELFDLPYIFPNDKVLYRVMDGEIGQGLLRQLNSKGIVGLAYWDNGFKHFSANRPLRTPADFKGLRMRIQASKVLEAQMKSLGAVPKVIAFSEVYSALQQQVIDGAENPESNFRTQRMHEVQKHLTLSQHGYVGYAVIVNKTFWEGLPTDLRAQLSTAMQLATAYERQIADEENRRALEEVRAAHTTEIYVLPLADREILRKQMLPVHREFLDIIGKDLIYGTYRIAAEVAAGK
- a CDS encoding response regulator transcription factor translates to MPSDPRIALVDDDAAVRDALKWLFASRGHQLATFESAAALLADRDVSRFACLVLDLRMPGMGGMELFQTLTARAYTPPTVFLTGHGDVPQAVAALKHGAVDFIEKPFDDNALVSLVEQCLLLDTERRQTWETRRQIERRLAELTPREKEVMALFLDGKLNKQIADSLDISMKTVEVHRARVLEKMGVKSAVELANLLKELG